One genomic window of Clostridioides sp. ES-S-0054-01 includes the following:
- a CDS encoding TerD family protein: MGITLSKGQKVDLTKGNPGLKNILVGLGWDTNKYDGGFDFDLDTAAFLTGASGSVTNDGDFVFYNNLKHTSGAVEHLGDNRTGEGDGDDEQIVVDLSKIPGEISKISFTVTIHDATERRQNFGQVSNSYIRIVDKDTNEELIKYELGEDFSIETAIVVAEIYKHNGEWKFNALGSGFEGGLAALCGNFGINL, encoded by the coding sequence ATGGGTATAACATTATCAAAAGGCCAAAAGGTTGATTTGACTAAAGGAAATCCAGGTCTTAAAAATATTTTAGTAGGTTTAGGATGGGACACTAACAAGTATGATGGTGGATTTGACTTTGATTTAGATACAGCAGCATTTTTAACAGGAGCAAGTGGAAGTGTTACTAATGATGGAGACTTTGTATTTTACAACAATTTAAAACATACTTCTGGAGCAGTTGAACATCTAGGTGATAACAGAACTGGTGAAGGTGATGGAGATGATGAGCAAATAGTTGTTGATTTATCTAAGATTCCTGGAGAAATAAGCAAGATTTCTTTTACTGTTACAATTCATGATGCAACAGAGAGAAGACAAAATTTTGGACAAGTAAGCAATTCTTATATAAGAATAGTAGATAAAGATACGAATGAAGAGTTAATAAAGTATGAATTAGGAGAAGATTTTAGTATAGAAACAGCTATAGTAGTAGCTGAAATATATAAGCACAATGGAGAATGGAAGTTTAATGCACTAGGTTCTGGTTTTGAAGGTGGTCTTGCTGCACTATGTGGAAACTTTGGAATAAACTTATAA